The Streptomyces sp. NBC_01142 genome has a window encoding:
- a CDS encoding nickel-dependent hydrogenase large subunit has protein sequence MAPTTKAAGDGSGLVEMAWDPITRIVGSLGIHTKIDFKQKRVAECYSTSSVFRGYSVFMRGKDPRDAHFITSRICGICGDNHATCSVYAQNMAYGVKPPHLAEWIINLGESAEYMFDHNIFQENLVGVDYCEKMVRETNPGVLELAERTEAPHAGDHGYRTIADIMRSLNPIEGEFYREALQVSRYTREMFCLMEGRHVHPSTLYPGGVGTIASVQLFTDYLSRLMRYVEFMKRVVPLHDDLFDFFYEALPGYEEVGRRRVLLGCWGALNDPEYCDFTYANMTDWGRRMFVTPGVIVDGKLVTNDLTEINLGIRILLGSSYYDDWEGQEQFVTRDPLGNPVDPRHPWNQHTIPAPQKRDFNGKYSWVMSPRWFDGKDHLALDTGGGPIARLWSTALSGLVDVGYVKATGHSVVINLPRTMTKPETTFEWKIPRWSNALERNRARTYFQAYTAAVALHFAEKGLAEVRAGRTQTWEKFEVPDESIGVGFTEAVRGVLSHHMVIRDGKIANYHPYPPTPWNASTRDSFGTPGPYEDAVQNTPIFEENPPENFKGIDIMRAVRSFDPCLPCGVHMYVGGGKTVQKMHVPTGLSGLAG, from the coding sequence ATGGCACCGACGACGAAGGCGGCCGGCGACGGCAGCGGCCTGGTGGAGATGGCCTGGGATCCGATCACCCGGATCGTGGGCAGTCTCGGAATCCACACAAAAATCGACTTCAAGCAGAAGCGGGTCGCGGAGTGCTACAGCACCTCGTCGGTCTTCCGCGGCTACAGCGTCTTCATGCGCGGCAAGGACCCCCGCGACGCGCACTTCATCACCAGCCGTATCTGCGGTATCTGCGGCGACAACCACGCCACCTGCTCGGTGTACGCGCAGAACATGGCGTACGGCGTGAAGCCGCCCCATCTCGCGGAATGGATCATCAACCTCGGCGAATCCGCTGAGTACATGTTCGACCACAACATCTTCCAGGAGAACCTGGTAGGGGTCGACTACTGCGAAAAGATGGTCCGCGAGACCAACCCGGGCGTCCTGGAGCTGGCCGAGCGCACCGAAGCGCCGCACGCCGGAGACCACGGCTACCGCACGATCGCCGACATCATGCGGTCGCTGAACCCCATCGAGGGCGAGTTCTACCGCGAAGCCCTCCAAGTGAGCCGCTACACCCGGGAGATGTTCTGTCTGATGGAGGGCCGCCATGTGCACCCCTCCACTCTCTACCCGGGCGGCGTGGGCACCATCGCCTCCGTCCAGCTCTTCACGGACTACCTCAGCCGCCTCATGCGCTACGTGGAGTTCATGAAGCGCGTCGTTCCCCTGCACGACGACCTGTTCGACTTCTTCTACGAGGCCCTGCCCGGGTACGAGGAGGTCGGCCGCCGGCGTGTGCTGCTCGGCTGCTGGGGAGCGCTCAACGACCCCGAGTACTGCGACTTCACGTACGCCAACATGACCGACTGGGGACGGCGGATGTTCGTCACCCCCGGCGTCATCGTCGACGGCAAGCTGGTCACCAACGACCTTACGGAGATCAACCTCGGCATCCGGATCCTGCTGGGCAGCTCGTACTACGACGACTGGGAGGGCCAGGAGCAGTTCGTCACCCGCGACCCGCTCGGCAACCCGGTCGATCCTCGGCATCCGTGGAACCAGCACACGATCCCCGCCCCCCAGAAGCGGGACTTCAACGGCAAGTACAGCTGGGTGATGTCTCCCCGCTGGTTCGACGGCAAGGACCACCTGGCGCTGGACACCGGCGGCGGCCCCATCGCCCGCCTGTGGTCCACCGCGCTGTCCGGGCTCGTCGACGTCGGCTACGTCAAGGCCACCGGCCACAGCGTCGTCATCAACCTGCCGCGCACGATGACCAAGCCCGAGACCACCTTCGAGTGGAAGATCCCGCGCTGGAGCAACGCACTGGAGCGCAACCGGGCCCGCACCTACTTCCAGGCCTACACCGCCGCCGTAGCGCTGCACTTCGCGGAGAAGGGGCTGGCGGAGGTCCGTGCCGGACGCACCCAGACCTGGGAGAAGTTCGAGGTTCCGGACGAGAGCATCGGCGTCGGTTTCACGGAGGCCGTCCGCGGTGTGCTCTCGCACCACATGGTCATCCGCGACGGCAAGATCGCCAACTACCACCCCTACCCGCCGACGCCGTGGAACGCCAGTACCCGCGACTCGTTCGGAACACCCGGCCCGTACGAGGACGCCGTACAGAACACGCCGATCTTCGAGGAGAACCCGCCGGAGAACTTCAAGGGCATCGACATCATGCGCGCAGTGCGCAGCTTCGACCCCTGTCTGCCGTGCGGCGTCCACATGTACGTGGGCGGGGGCAAGACCGTGCAGAAGATGCATGTGCCGACCGGCCTGAGCGGCCTGGCCGGATGA
- a CDS encoding NifU family protein gives MSAAAAATAPPVGGAARAVNAEEAGRRVEEVLDRLAATGDQEVCAAAEELVRVLMDFYGAGLARIVTLLDAPAAKRPGGGTLAGLLGDELVSSLLVLHDVHPEDTATRIARALDSVRSHPAEVVDFDDATGTLRLRSSGGEGEGCGCPSTGATAQQAVEDALSCFAPEVTTVELEPAATSREPALLQIGTRPPTGTAAPGPASAKAL, from the coding sequence ATGAGCGCGGCAGCCGCCGCCACCGCTCCGCCCGTCGGCGGGGCGGCGAGGGCGGTCAACGCGGAGGAGGCCGGGCGCCGCGTCGAGGAGGTGCTCGACCGCCTGGCAGCCACTGGTGACCAAGAGGTGTGCGCGGCGGCCGAGGAACTGGTGCGGGTCCTGATGGACTTCTACGGCGCCGGACTGGCCCGCATCGTCACCCTGCTGGACGCCCCCGCGGCCAAGCGGCCCGGGGGCGGAACCCTGGCGGGACTGCTCGGCGACGAACTGGTGTCGAGCCTGCTGGTCCTGCACGACGTACACCCCGAGGACACCGCCACCCGCATCGCGCGCGCCCTGGACAGCGTGCGCAGCCACCCCGCCGAGGTGGTGGACTTCGACGACGCCACCGGCACGCTGCGCCTGCGGTCCTCCGGTGGCGAGGGCGAGGGCTGCGGCTGCCCGAGCACCGGCGCGACGGCCCAGCAGGCAGTCGAGGACGCCCTGTCCTGCTTCGCGCCGGAGGTGACCACAGTGGAACTGGAACCGGCCGCCACCTCCCGGGAGCCGGCTCTGCTCCAGATCGGAACCCGTCCGCCCACCGGCACCGCCGCCCCCGGACCGGCCTCGGCGAAGGCGCTGTGA